The DNA segment ATCGCGGGCACGATCGCCTCTGGAGTGGCAATCGGGTTGACGATCAGCTTGCTGGTGTTGATCGTCTACACGCTCAAGGTCCTCCAGAGCCCGGTCTATCCGCGTGAATCGGCGCTCAGGACGGCGACCGACCCCTCGGAGATCGATCTGAGCGTTCTCGATGCCGAGGCCATCGAACGCGCCCCGGCACAGGTCTTCCTCGCGATGAGCGAAGAACAGGCCATGGAGGAAGCCCGGGAAGCGATGTACGATGACGAGAAGGAGAAAGCCCAGGCGATCCTCAACCGATTCGATACGCTCAATGCGGCAGCAGAGGCCGAAGACGAAGGCGAGACTGGGGGTGCCGAGGCAAGTGGCGACGGGGCCGCAGCCGCAGCCGAAGAAGAAGACGACTCGAGCATCTTCTCGAGCACGGCCGCGGGGATGCTCGACCCGTTCACCGAAGACGAGACCACCGAAGAGGACATCGGAGGCTACGCCTACGACCTGGCGTTCATTTTCAACAGTTTGACCTCCAAGATGTTCCGGCTGGTCGGCCTGTTCATGGTCGTCATGGCCGGGACGTTCTTCTGGCTGTACCAGGGCGGCGTCGGTGACGTGCTCAAACTGTTCTTGAGCCGCGTCCCACAGGACGTCCTCGACGAGGTTGCCCGCAACGCCGGTCCACAACAGACCGGCTTCCTCGCGCGACTCCCACAGGAACACTTCGAGCAACTCGTTCCCGACGACGAGTTGTATCAGCCCGAGATGGGGCTTGACGCGTTCCTCCAGCAAACTGATCTGGTCATCGCCCTTCACCCCGTCGAAGTGTTGATCTTCGCCGTGAAAGTGAGCGTGCTCGCGGGCTTCGTCGCCGTCCTCCCGCTCTTGCTCTATTACGCCTGGCCGGCGGCCAAAGAACGCGGCCTGGTTCGCGGAGACCAGCGCGTGTTCCTCGTCTGGGGTGGCACCCTCGCCGTTGGATTCGCTGTGGGAACCTACCTCGGCTTCTTCTGGGTCGCCCCCGCCATCATCTCGTATCTGGTCACCGACGCGGTAACCAACGGGATGGTGGTCTCTTACCGCATCAAGAGCTTCTTCTGGCTCGTGATCTACACCACCGTCGGCATCGGCTTCCTGTTCAACATCATCGTCACGATGGCGCTATTCCACGTCGGCAACATCATCAGTTACCGAACGATGCTCCGGCGCTGGCGACCCGTCGTCGTCGGTATCTTCGCTTTCGCCGCCTTCGCAAGTCCCAAAGGCATCCTGACGATGATCTTGCTCGCCACCCCACTCGCGCTGACGTATCTGCTCGGGCTGGCCGTCCTCTACGTCCTCACCGCCGGTGGCCGACTGTTCGGTGGCAAGGGCGGCTCGAGAACGAGTCCCGAACCTGAGACCGACGCCGTCGCCGAATAAGACGGCAGCGTTTGTCGCCAACTATCCAATTGCCGTCGACTGTTCCTTCGAGAGCAAAGCCGACCAACAATATAAGAATCACGGGCAGCAACGTCCAGTATGCCCAAGATCAGCGTCGAAATTCCACAGGAGTTGCTCGACGATCTCGATGAACACGTCGGCGACGACGGGAAGTTCGTCAATCGTAGCGACGCGATTCGATCGTCGATCCGAAAAACGCTCGACCTGCTCGACGAAATCGACGCCAGACACGACCGCCTCGATGTCGACGACTCGTAGTATTCCCTCTCGAAAAGACTACTCCTCGAGTCGCTCGGCAAACCCGAAGTTGGGTTTGACGTCCTCGATACGGATACGGACGGTTTCACCAGCGTCCACGTCGGAGACGAACACTCGGTAGCCCTCGATCGAGGCGATGCCGTCACCTTCCGAACCGGTGTCGACGATCTCGACCTCGAGCGTCTCCCCGACTTCCACGGGGGCAGTCAACAGTCCTTTAGCGATGAGATAGATTTCCGAGGACGATTTTCGAGAGGCGTCCGGACTCGTCGCTCGAACGTACTGGAACTCGTCTTCGAGGTCGGCCCGGAGCGCGTCGACGTCGGGGCCTTCGAACACCTTGACTGCGAAGTTCCCCCCGGTGTCGAGTATCTCGAGGGCCGTTTCGAACGCCATCCGGGCGAGGTGCAACGAACGAGCCTGGTCGAGGGAGTACTCACCGGACATGTTCGGCGCCATGTCCGAAATGACGCAGTCGACCGGCCCTTCGGCCGCATCGAGCACCCGCTTTCTGGTCTTGTCCTGGGTCATGTCCCCGCGGAGGGTTTCGGTTCGCTCGGCGAGGTCAGTCTGCTCGAGGTCCTTGATTCGCTGGAGGTCGACGCCGATGACGCGGCCCCGCGGGCCGACTTTCTCGGCGGCGACCTGAAGCCAGCCACCCGGTGCTGCACCCAGGTCGACGACCGTGTCGCCGCCCTCGATCAGCCCCTCGAGGTCGTCGAGTTGTTTGAGTTTGTACGCCGCCCTCGAGCGATATCCCTGTTGTTTCGCCCGATTGTAGTAGTCGTCTTTTCGTGTCATTGATTGGGTGACATAGTGCGGGAAGCCGTTTACAGGCTTCGGACTGCGTTGAGACTCGAGAGTCGGACTGAGTGGATTTTTAGTGATTGCCGACACGACCTGCGTGCTATACACTGTGCGAACGCAGATGAAGTGTGGGTGAAGCTGCAAAGGAGGGGTGTTCAAAACGCCGCTGTGAATAGATTCCAGTACCACGCTTGCCAGAGTAAGACGAGGAGTGCCATTACCAGAGTGGTCAGATACACCAGACCGTACCGGCTAGTTGATCCTGCATCGAGGTCGCGGGCGACGAAAACTCGTTGCCACTCAATGCCAACCGCGACCACCGTGGCTACGGCTCCGATGGCCAAGACGTACAGTAGCGCGAACGTCAGCCGTTGCCAGAGCGAGAAGCCGTACACCCAGGACGCCATATCGAACGGCGGATTCAACGCGACGCCACCGATAAACGTCACCAGAAGAGCAACACATCCCAGGATTGCGAGGCGAGGACGGTTCAGATACCCACGCATCGCTCCCCAACCGCGGTGTCGGTAGGCGTTGATCGGCCAGATGACAATCGTTGAGAGGAGCGTCACAATAACTGCGCCGGCGAGACCGACCTGGAAACCCGCCGTCTCATACCACGAGAGACGTTCGAATGGTGGCGCTGGTGCGTTCATGTAGAGGTAGCCATCTTCGATCGCCACGCTCGTCTGTCCGAAACTTGCATCATCGTCGGTTTTGGGCTCGAAAACGCCCGGTTCGACCTCGACCCATCGAGTCTTCTCACCTGCTGGTGATGTGAGTTCGAGCACGCCGTCATCGGTCACGGAGGCCGTCACTGTCCCTTGAGCCAGTCCCAGGAACTTTTCGTGTGTCGTCTGGAACGTTGTCATCCGGTACTCCCCGGCGTACTCGTCCGCTCGGTCAGCCGTCGTCGGATCCGATTCGATCGAACTCTCGACCGGTTCGAATCGCTCGTCCATGAATCCGTCGAGGACATCGTCGAACGGTGCCATCGAATTGAAACTCACGAAGAGACCAACGTCGTGTTCGGGAAACAAGACGAACAACGTGTGAAAGTACTCGGTTCCACCGGTATGCACGACAAGTTGCTCGCCACGATATTCGCTCAACATATACCCGTAGCCCAATCCTTGTACACCCGGATGGTTCGTCGCCTGCTGATCGAACATCTCCGCGACTGACGTAGGCTCGAGGATCTGGACATTCTCACCGTCGTGTTCGACTGCCCCGTCTTGGAGTTTAGCGAGCGCAAACGCGCCCATGTCGGGTGCGGTGGAGCTCATCGAACCAGCTGGTGGAATACCGACGATCGCCGGGTCACGTGTTTCGAACCCGTCATCGACCGGGACGTGCCCCTTCGAAAGCGTTCGGTCTTCTGGAGCGGGTTGGACAAACGTGGCGCTGTCCATCCCCAGTGGGTTGAAAATTTCGTCCTCAATGTGGGACTCGAGGGGTTTGCCGTACGCTTCCTGAACGACGAGGCCGGCAAGGACGGTACCGTGGTTCGAATATGAGATCGTCTCGCCAGGCTCCCAGATCTGTGGCGGCATCTCCGATTCGAGTTTTCCTTCCCATTCATCGATCTCACTGTGTTCCTGGACGAAGATCCCTTTGAAGCGGTCATCGTATCCTCCTGAGTGCGTTGCAAGGTGTGCAAGCGTTACTTCGTCGTCGCCTTCGAACTCGTAGGCATCGAGGTACGTCCCGACTGGCTCATCGAGGTCGAGCGTGCCATCTTCTACGCCCTGCATTACCGCGGTCCAGACCAGCAATTTCGAGACCGATCCGATCATGAAGGAGGTTTCATCCGGATCGACAGACTCACCCGTCTCGTAGTCGGCATGCCCATAGCCCTCGGTGTAGACGATCTCGTCTCCCTCCACGTACGCGACCGTTGCCCCTGCCACGTCGTGTTCAGCCATCGTCTCCTCAATCACCGCATCGATAACCATTGGTTCAAGTGGTGGTTCAACTGGTTCGTCACCAGTGTGTAGTGTATCCACTTTTTGTACATCCGCAGCGTCCCCGGTACCCACTGCGAATGGACCAATCATAGCCATTGCGAGAAGCACACAAATCGTTAGAACGATTGTAGTAGAGTTGAACTGCATGTGCGTAGACCCCATTGGGACTGAGTTGGTGAATGAAATCGATATAGGGCACTTCTGGTTCTCATCGTATAGGAAATGCAGAAAGCATCGGAGTGAAACCCTATTCCTCAGCCGTATTGTCAGCATGCGATGATTCTACAAGCGCCCCTCGAGTGACAACGGACAGGATTTCGAGAACAACCTGAACTGGACTCTCGGCAGTCCCGGATGCGGTTTTCTCAACGGACCTCCACAACGCATCACCGAGCCTCCGAGAGAGAATAAAGGGTGCCTTTTTGTACCGACCGTTCGTACCACGACCTATATGTTCAAGGCCATCGTGAGCGCGGCAACGCTCACCAGTGCGCTCGATTCTGTGAGCGTGCTGGTCGACGAGTGTAAGATTCACCTCGAGGAAGAGGGGCTCTCCATTCGAGCGGTCGACCCCGCCAACGTCGGTATGGTAGACCTCACCCTCGATGCCGCCGCCTTCGAATCCTACGAGGCCGACGGCGGCCTCATCGGTGTCGACCTCTCGAGACTCGAAGACATAGCTGGCATGGCCGAATCCGGCCAGCTCATCCAGCTCGAACTCGACGAAGAAACGCGCAAACTCCACATCCAGATCGACGGCCTCGAGTACACCCTCGCGCTGATCGACCCCGACTCGATCCGCCAGGAGCCGGACATTCCGGACCTCGACTTGCCAGCCCGCGTCGTCCTCGAGGGCAAAGACGTCAACCGTTCGGTGAAAGCCGCCGATATGGTCTCCGACCACATCGCACTCGGTGTCGACGACGCCGAGGAGTTCTTTTACGTCAACGCCGAGGGTGACACCGACGACGTCCACCTCGAGTTGACCAAAGACGACCTGATCGACCTGCAGGTCGGCCCGGCCCACTCGCTGTTCTCGCTGGATTACCTGAAAGACATGAACAAGGCGATTCCCGGCGATACCGAAGTGACCCTGGATCTAGGTGAGGAGTTCCCGATTAAGCTGTATTTCGGCTTTGCAGAAGGTCAGGGCCAGGTAACGTACATGCTGGCACCGCGGATTCAGAGCGACTAGCAGCGGTTCCGTTTTTTCGGGTGCGTTTTCTCGAGCAATCTCGAGCGAAAGCGCTAGACTGCAGACTGGGCCGATCCCTGCAGAGTATAAACGGGAATAAATATAACAGAAGTTGTATATGTTTTTATACACGGTCAGAACACATATAAAATCCTTTTGGAGTCAGAATAATTTACTGCCTTTTTACTTCGTATAATTATAAGTCAATCCAGTCCTGCGATAGGTATAGACACACGAATGTCAATACGTACAGGGTTAGGGACCGCACTCGTACTCATTATGGCGTTGTTGATGGCAACCTCTCCGGTTGCGATGGCAGCGCCCGGCCTCGCCAGCACGGACGGCGAGGTCGACGACGAGTTCAGTGTGGATGAGGTGCTTACACAATCGACAAGTGAGGTAACGATCTCCTCGGAACTCGAGGCGGAAGCAAACAGTGGCGAGACAGTCGATGTCTTCGTTCGAATGGACGCCACAGAGTCACACACGTTCGCCGAAGTGACCGGCGACGCAACACCAGCGAGTGACTCACAGGCTGCACTCGAAGAGGAAGCCGAGATTACGCAGGCCCAACTCGAGTTACACGCAGAGCGACTCGATGGCCTCACGATCAAAAACGAGTTCTGGATCACGAACGCCGTGCTGGTCGAAGTCGACACCAGTCAGGTCAACCTCGATGATCTCGCACGCATAGACGGAGTGACTGAACTCCATCCGAACTACGAAGTGGACCTGATCGAGCCTGAGGCAGTCAGCACCAGTGCTGGTGACGTCTCCACGAATCAGGACGCAAATCACACCTACGGCCTCGAGCAGATCAACGCACCCGAAGCCTGGGAGGCGTTCGGCACTCGAGGCGAGGGCGTCAAAGCGGCCGTCATCGACACGGGCGTGAATCCGGACCATGAAGCGTTCGACGACTACAACACCTCGAACTGGGCGGCGTTCGATTTCGACGGAAACGAACGCAACGTCACTCCGTACGACAATAACGGGCATGGCACTCACGTTGCCGGAACGGTGCTCGGCAACGATGCAAGCGGCAAGCACATCGGTGTTGCTCCCGACGCTGAGTTGCTCGCGATCAACGTCTTCCCCGAAGAAGGCGGAACGACGCTCGCAGCGATCGTCGCGGGAATGCAGAAAGCCGTCGATGAGGACGCAGATGTCGCCAACCTGAGCCTCGGTGGGAGCGGGTACGCTGGCATCTACATCGACGTGATCAAGAACGCGAAAGCAGCGGGAACCCACATCGTCTCTTCGTCGGGCAACTCGGGCCCGGGAAGTGAGGGGACGCCAGGAAACGTCTACAACGGGACTGCTGTCGGTGCAACTGACATCGATCGCCAGGTGACCGGCTTCTCGACGGGGACCGAAATCGATACCGCCGAGGAGTGGGGCTTCATCGCCCCCGATGACTGGCCGGACCACTACGTCACGCCTGACGTCTCCGCACCCGGTGCCGCCGTTAACAGCTCCTACGTCGGTGGTGACGATGCGTACGCCGAACTCAGCGGAACGAGTATGGCCGCACCACACGTCACCGGTGCCGTTGCGCTGTTGATGGCACAGGACGATGATCTGACGCCAACCGAAGCGAAGAACGTCCTCGAGGAGACGGCGACGAAACCGGCACCGAACCAGATCAGTGACGCCACGGCTGGTGATGCTTTCAGTGTATCTGAGGACCAATTCGTCAATCTCCATTTCGATTCAGTTGCCGATGTCCGGTACGGAACAGGCATCATCGACGTGTACGCTGCCGCTGCAGCAGTCAACGACAGTAGCTCGACGGTGTCGGTACAAGTTGTCGATGAGGACGGTAATCCGATAACTGATAATAGCTATCCGCAGGCGCTACCTGACGGCAGCGGTGCACTCGTCACCCTTGGTGACGCCGACAGACAACAGTACGCACTCGACGGTACGGCGGCCTTTGAGGCCGTTGACGGTACGTACCAACTCGAGGTCTCTGATGCCTTCGGCTACGGACCCGCCAGCACGAACGTGACAGTCGACGACGGTGACGAATACGTCGAAGTCACGCTCGAGTCACAAATCGACGTTGCGCTCGTGCAGGGACAGCCAGCAGAGGTTCCGAGCGGTGAGAGGTTCGATATCGAGGTTGACGTGGCAAATCTCGAAGCGCTGACGGTCGAGTTACACGAACAGGCGACCGCCAACGCTTCGAACGTCAGTGTCATGTACGAGGGCGAAGACATCCTCGGGACCACCGAAGAGTTTGACCGACTCAATGGGACCGCGACGCTGACCGTTGAGAACGACGCGGCAGCCGGAGAACTGATCGGGTTCAATCACACCTTTGAAGGACTCAATGACAGCCTCGAGGTGACGACCGGTCCAACAGTCGTCCTCGAATCGGATTCCGAGCCTGTACCCGTGCAGATCACCGCCACGGACTTCCCAGCTGAAGACTTCTACCTCAATCCGATCGATGGGGGCGAAGTGACGATCGAAAACACCGGTGACTTCACCGAAACTGCGACCCTCGACCATATCATCGGTGGGGTACAAGGGACGTCCGGAGCCTTCGAACTCGGCCCAGGCGAAAACGTGACGATTCCGTTGAGCTATACGGCACCGTGGGCGGTCCTCGGTGAGCCAGGAGATGACATCGATCAGTTCGTTACGATCACTCAGGATGGTCAAATCGTCGATTTCGCCGTGGGAACGACGACCCTGACCGGTGCCGGCACGCTGAGCGGGACCGTGACCGACACCGACGGCGAACCGCTTGGCGGTGTCGAAGTGACAGCAACTGACGGATTCGACACGTTCACCACGATTACTGACAGCCAAGGCCAGTACAGCCTCGATCCGGCGTTCCCCGGTCAGTA comes from the Natronosalvus amylolyticus genome and includes:
- a CDS encoding twin-arginine translocase subunit TatC, whose amino-acid sequence is MSAIDEDTARAINSGRESLGALFSSAQENLQKVFIVFVIGFIGSFYALRLYIWDFLEATAKAEMATYVADSTDIITRTPFEVILLQAKIGMIVGIIVAIPALLYLSRQKLRERGIQSVVPISKTYAAGFIVTSIVLFVIGLVYAYVVFFPYAFDFLAGNAVSMSIKPSFGITEFTEFIALLTLSFGLAAQLPLFMGALSYTEIVPYETFREKWRHAIVGITVFGALFSPPDPFTLIMWATPMIVLYVFSLGLAKLVANIRRKGAAELDGGTALVKRRALQFVLAIAAVSTAAAVAITYGAFDYLEAEIYPSFPAWMRPSGSSIVETLPETYGIAGTIASGVAIGLTISLLVLIVYTLKVLQSPVYPRESALRTATDPSEIDLSVLDAEAIERAPAQVFLAMSEEQAMEEAREAMYDDEKEKAQAILNRFDTLNAAAEAEDEGETGGAEASGDGAAAAAEEEDDSSIFSSTAAGMLDPFTEDETTEEDIGGYAYDLAFIFNSLTSKMFRLVGLFMVVMAGTFFWLYQGGVGDVLKLFLSRVPQDVLDEVARNAGPQQTGFLARLPQEHFEQLVPDDELYQPEMGLDAFLQQTDLVIALHPVEVLIFAVKVSVLAGFVAVLPLLLYYAWPAAKERGLVRGDQRVFLVWGGTLAVGFAVGTYLGFFWVAPAIISYLVTDAVTNGMVVSYRIKSFFWLVIYTTVGIGFLFNIIVTMALFHVGNIISYRTMLRRWRPVVVGIFAFAAFASPKGILTMILLATPLALTYLLGLAVLYVLTAGGRLFGGKGGSRTSPEPETDAVAE
- a CDS encoding ribbon-helix-helix domain-containing protein; translated protein: MPKISVEIPQELLDDLDEHVGDDGKFVNRSDAIRSSIRKTLDLLDEIDARHDRLDVDDS
- a CDS encoding 23S rRNA (uridine(2552)-2'-O)-methyltransferase gives rise to the protein MTRKDDYYNRAKQQGYRSRAAYKLKQLDDLEGLIEGGDTVVDLGAAPGGWLQVAAEKVGPRGRVIGVDLQRIKDLEQTDLAERTETLRGDMTQDKTRKRVLDAAEGPVDCVISDMAPNMSGEYSLDQARSLHLARMAFETALEILDTGGNFAVKVFEGPDVDALRADLEDEFQYVRATSPDASRKSSSEIYLIAKGLLTAPVEVGETLEVEIVDTGSEGDGIASIEGYRVFVSDVDAGETVRIRIEDVKPNFGFAERLEE
- a CDS encoding serine hydrolase domain-containing protein, whose product is MVIDAVIEETMAEHDVAGATVAYVEGDEIVYTEGYGHADYETGESVDPDETSFMIGSVSKLLVWTAVMQGVEDGTLDLDEPVGTYLDAYEFEGDDEVTLAHLATHSGGYDDRFKGIFVQEHSEIDEWEGKLESEMPPQIWEPGETISYSNHGTVLAGLVVQEAYGKPLESHIEDEIFNPLGMDSATFVQPAPEDRTLSKGHVPVDDGFETRDPAIVGIPPAGSMSSTAPDMGAFALAKLQDGAVEHDGENVQILEPTSVAEMFDQQATNHPGVQGLGYGYMLSEYRGEQLVVHTGGTEYFHTLFVLFPEHDVGLFVSFNSMAPFDDVLDGFMDERFEPVESSIESDPTTADRADEYAGEYRMTTFQTTHEKFLGLAQGTVTASVTDDGVLELTSPAGEKTRWVEVEPGVFEPKTDDDASFGQTSVAIEDGYLYMNAPAPPFERLSWYETAGFQVGLAGAVIVTLLSTIVIWPINAYRHRGWGAMRGYLNRPRLAILGCVALLVTFIGGVALNPPFDMASWVYGFSLWQRLTFALLYVLAIGAVATVVAVGIEWQRVFVARDLDAGSTSRYGLVYLTTLVMALLVLLWQAWYWNLFTAAF
- a CDS encoding DNA polymerase sliding clamp, which codes for MFKAIVSAATLTSALDSVSVLVDECKIHLEEEGLSIRAVDPANVGMVDLTLDAAAFESYEADGGLIGVDLSRLEDIAGMAESGQLIQLELDEETRKLHIQIDGLEYTLALIDPDSIRQEPDIPDLDLPARVVLEGKDVNRSVKAADMVSDHIALGVDDAEEFFYVNAEGDTDDVHLELTKDDLIDLQVGPAHSLFSLDYLKDMNKAIPGDTEVTLDLGEEFPIKLYFGFAEGQGQVTYMLAPRIQSD
- a CDS encoding S8 family serine peptidase: MSIRTGLGTALVLIMALLMATSPVAMAAPGLASTDGEVDDEFSVDEVLTQSTSEVTISSELEAEANSGETVDVFVRMDATESHTFAEVTGDATPASDSQAALEEEAEITQAQLELHAERLDGLTIKNEFWITNAVLVEVDTSQVNLDDLARIDGVTELHPNYEVDLIEPEAVSTSAGDVSTNQDANHTYGLEQINAPEAWEAFGTRGEGVKAAVIDTGVNPDHEAFDDYNTSNWAAFDFDGNERNVTPYDNNGHGTHVAGTVLGNDASGKHIGVAPDAELLAINVFPEEGGTTLAAIVAGMQKAVDEDADVANLSLGGSGYAGIYIDVIKNAKAAGTHIVSSSGNSGPGSEGTPGNVYNGTAVGATDIDRQVTGFSTGTEIDTAEEWGFIAPDDWPDHYVTPDVSAPGAAVNSSYVGGDDAYAELSGTSMAAPHVTGAVALLMAQDDDLTPTEAKNVLEETATKPAPNQISDATAGDAFSVSEDQFVNLHFDSVADVRYGTGIIDVYAAAAAVNDSSSTVSVQVVDEDGNPITDNSYPQALPDGSGALVTLGDADRQQYALDGTAAFEAVDGTYQLEVSDAFGYGPASTNVTVDDGDEYVEVTLESQIDVALVQGQPAEVPSGERFDIEVDVANLEALTVELHEQATANASNVSVMYEGEDILGTTEEFDRLNGTATLTVENDAAAGELIGFNHTFEGLNDSLEVTTGPTVVLESDSEPVPVQITATDFPAEDFYLNPIDGGEVTIENTGDFTETATLDHIIGGVQGTSGAFELGPGENVTIPLSYTAPWAVLGEPGDDIDQFVTITQDGQIVDFAVGTTTLTGAGTLSGTVTDTDGEPLGGVEVTATDGFDTFTTITDSQGQYSLDPAFPGQYDVTAGSGSYGDVTETVVMDDQLTPVEQDFELGSDPTFTFTLEADETYSLGVPADIEGGTVGDVFSSEAELVVWKYDAANNSWASTTSETEVSALDALVVTTNEDTTATVEFAGTPGQDETSTPAQRDVSAGWNFVAPSVYDEPEDAFVSTASEDRVIQIQDEAGSQMVPDGGFDGVQTLSGHDNYVNPFAGYFVFVDDDATMAGATYDGMTLNEAYDNLNIDASALDGQVTSAVTGEPIEGAQVYVAGTSLSAQTADDGSYVIPALLGGETQNVYIDAEGYEGTVVETGPGTASVALQDEVYFNVTDLEVDPTEFAVGDTFTANYTIENEGTESASQIVTSTFGPADVLPRASGDAYELNASVVELEPGVTETIEIEATVGDFVAVGDQQVTVYTADDSEAVNVTVEYGSVDFIQQAAGDDEGTAYVGADVEANVESAVVVTYESGEDLTIAGLDTFAADELDGTTQLIDVEDAGGFPGDHTVHVIPVDGLSESYAVGDTVSAETADAVFDADTATVHAASVSMDDQEATNGNQTVEVNTSSVEPVPGDGYSIAIHNASDPSDILGYSDVLTADGDNVTVTLEDPLEDDTEVFAMLHVAASESDPEGPPITQYNTDGAAETVISEAVTVTVTE